Below is a window of Paremcibacter congregatus DNA.
GGTTATCCATGTGGCGGATGCTGACGAGGCCGCGTCGTAAAGATTTCTGCCTTCCCCAGCTAATCAATAACCTCGCCTTTGAGCGTACCCCAGAAGTGTCCCTGGGGCATCCAGCCTTTGAATCCGTTGACATCAAGACGGCACCAGCCTTGCTGACAGGCGAGAATTCTGCCAATTACGCCGGCCTCTGCAATTACGGCGACTTTGGGCGCTTTGCCATTTAAATATCCCGGCGCCTCAAGAAGCTCCTGCTGTTCCGCAATAATCAGCCCGTTGCGACGGCTGGAAATCAGGGGCCCCCAGACCCAGCCGGTGGCGCCTTCGGAATCGACAATTTTCCGCCAATCACGATATTCTGCGATTACCTTGACCGGCAAACCGGCTTTTTTATAGACCCAGAGTACGGGATATTTGCTGTCTGGGCCGGTACGAACGTATACTTTGTTCTTGGCCAGAGAGGAAAAACGGGGCACCAGATAGCCAGATTTTCCCATGACCTGTTTTTCAACTGCCTGCGCCGAAATACCTCCGGCAAAGCAGGTTTGCAAGACAAGAAGGAAGAATATGAAGGGGCGGCGTAACATTCTGCGGTTTTCCTGTTGAAGGGGTGTGTTTTTTAGCACGGAATTGCGTCAAATACTGATCTGGAGGTTTGAATAAAATATGTATTTCTGCTAGACATATTAATACATCAAAAGGCGACCACAAGCCTTTTATACCTAATGATAATAAAAACCGGAGTTCCGCATGACTGCCAAAAAGCCATTGGTCATCGTCACGAGAAAGTTGCCTGACATTATTGAAACACGGATGATGGAATTATTCAATGTCCGTCTCAATCTGGATGATCATGCGTTCACCCCCGCCGAAATGGCGGATGCGGTCAAGGAGGCGGATGTTCTGGTGCCGACGGTGACTGATCGTCTTGATTCACGTATCCTGGCCCAGGCAGGACCACAATTGAAACTGATTGCCAATTACGGCGCGGGTATTGACCATGTGGATCTGGCGTCGGCCCGTCAACGCGGGATCACGGTCACCAATACGCCGGGGGTCCTGACCGAAGACACTGCCGATATGACCATGGCGTTGCTGTTGGCCGTGCCACGGCGGTTGATTGAAGGCGAACGTCTTTTGCAGAGTGGTGAATGGAGTGGCTGGTCCCCGACCGGTCTGCGCGGATCCCGCATTTGGGGCAAGCGTCTCGGTATTATCGGGATGGGACGTATTGGTCAGGCGGTGGCGCGGCGCGCGAAAGCCTTTGGCCTGTCGATCCATTACCATAATCGTCACCGGATCGATGCGGCTGTGGAAGAGGAACTGGAAGCCACTTACTGGGAGAGCCTGGACCAGATGCTGGCGCGGATGGACATCATTTCCGTCAACTGCCCGCATACACCGGCGACATACCATTTGTTGTCGGCCCGGCGGTTGAAACTGATGCAACGCCATGCCTTTGTGATCAACACGTCACGCGGCGAAGTGATTGATGAAAATGCCCTGATTCGGATGTTGGCGGCGGGAGAACTGGCCGGGGCCGGGCTTGATGTGTTTGAAAATGAGCCGGCGGTTAATCCGAAATTCCTTGAAATGCCCAATGTCGTGGCTCTGCCCCATATGGGGTCGGCGACCACCGAAGGCCGTAATGACATGGGCGAAAAGGTGCTGATCAATATCAAGACCTTTGCCGATGGTCATAATCCACCGGACCGGGTATTGGAAGACTGGGTTTAAGTCATTTAAAAAACGTGGGTTTTGAGAAATTCAGACTCGCAGAGGGCGTCTAACTTCAGGGCGCCGTCTGCGGGTTTCTCTGTTTTGGGCGGGGTGCAGGCCGGATCATCTGGCACCATGTTGACCGACAAAACACATGCCAGACCAAACAGGGTATA
It encodes the following:
- a CDS encoding SH3 domain-containing protein — protein: MLRRPFIFFLLVLQTCFAGGISAQAVEKQVMGKSGYLVPRFSSLAKNKVYVRTGPDSKYPVLWVYKKAGLPVKVIAEYRDWRKIVDSEGATGWVWGPLISSRRNGLIIAEQQELLEAPGYLNGKAPKVAVIAEAGVIGRILACQQGWCRLDVNGFKGWMPQGHFWGTLKGEVID
- a CDS encoding 2-hydroxyacid dehydrogenase; amino-acid sequence: MTAKKPLVIVTRKLPDIIETRMMELFNVRLNLDDHAFTPAEMADAVKEADVLVPTVTDRLDSRILAQAGPQLKLIANYGAGIDHVDLASARQRGITVTNTPGVLTEDTADMTMALLLAVPRRLIEGERLLQSGEWSGWSPTGLRGSRIWGKRLGIIGMGRIGQAVARRAKAFGLSIHYHNRHRIDAAVEEELEATYWESLDQMLARMDIISVNCPHTPATYHLLSARRLKLMQRHAFVINTSRGEVIDENALIRMLAAGELAGAGLDVFENEPAVNPKFLEMPNVVALPHMGSATTEGRNDMGEKVLINIKTFADGHNPPDRVLEDWV